One Eleginops maclovinus isolate JMC-PN-2008 ecotype Puerto Natales chromosome 22, JC_Emac_rtc_rv5, whole genome shotgun sequence DNA segment encodes these proteins:
- the LOC134858441 gene encoding serine/threonine-protein phosphatase 4 regulatory subunit 3-like → MSDTRRRVKVYTLNEDRQWDDRGTGHVSSTFVERLKGISLLVRAESDGSLLLESKISPNTAYQKQQDTLIVWSEADNYDLALSFQEKAGCDEIWEKICQVQGKDPALDITQDPIDESEEERFEEIPETSHLVELPSCELSRLEEIADLVTSVLSSPIRREKLALALMSEGYIKKLLGLFRVCEDLDNREGLHHLYEIVRGVLFLNKAALFEVMFSDDCIMDVVGCLEYDPALVQPKRHREFLTKTAKFKEVIPITDSELRQKIHQTYRVQYIQDIILPTPSVFEENFLSTLTSFIFFNKVEIVSMLQEDEKFLTEVFAQLTDESTEDSKRRELVNFVKEFCAFSQTLQPQNRDAFFKTLANLGILPALEIVMGMDDLQVRAAATDIFSYLVEFSPSMVREFVMQEPQQTDDDVLLINVVIKQMICDSDPELGGAVQLMGLLRTLIDPENMLASTNKTEKTEFLSFFYKYCMHVLTAPLLANTAHDKISKDLQEGSAKINPVCPDNFQTAQLLALILELLTFCVEHHTYHIKTYIMNKDLLRRVLVLMNSKHTFLALCALRFMRRIIGLKDEYYNRYIIKGNLFEPVINALLDNGTRYNLLNSAIIELFEFIKVEDVKSLIAHIVDNFYKALESIEYVQTFKGLKGRYEQEKDRQSQRLNRYRRDARSLDEDEELLFNDDDDDDEGEAVEKSRMEDDFADSYGKYMEAKKGAANGANGANNNGKAAVIPPASQAVTPNNSSASSVKTVALPATPVVKTAMVGLVDYPDDEDEEEEEEEEEEEQSPRKRPRLSS, encoded by the exons ATGTCGGACACTCGGCGGCGAGTGAAAGTATATACGCTAAATGAAGACCGGCAGTGGGATGATCGGGGCACCGGACACGTTTCTTCTACGTTTGTTGAACGGCTAAAGGGAATATCATTATTAGTTCGGGCCGAATCAGACG GATCTCTACTATTGGAGTCGAAGATAAGCCCGAATACTGCATATCAGAAACAACAG GACACACTGATTGTCTGGTCGGAAGCAGACAATTATGACCTTGCCCTTAGTTTCCAGGAAAAGGCAGGCTGCGATGAGATATGGGAGAAGATCTGCCAG GTTCAAGGCAAGGACCCTGCCCTGGACATTACCCAGGATCCCATTGACGAGTCGGAGGAGGAACGCTTTGAGGAGATTCCAGAGACGAGCCACCTGGTGGAGCTCCCTTCTTGTGAGTTAAGCCGGCTAGAGGAGATCGCTGACCTGGTAACATCGGTCCTCTCTTCGCCCATCAGGAGGGAAAAACTGGCCCTGGCCCTGATGAGCGAGGGTTACATCAAGAAACTCCTGGGTCTCTTCAGAGTATGTGAGGATCTGGACAACAGGGAAGGCCTACATCATCTCTATGAGATTGTTCGGGGTGTGTTGTTCCTCAATAAAGCGGCCCTATTCGAGGTGATGTTCTCTGATGACTGTATCATGGATGTGGTAGGATGCCTTGAGTATGACCCGGCGCTGGTTCAGCCTAAACGGCACCGGGAATTCTTGACCAAGACGGCAAAGTTTAAGGAGGTGATCCCGATCACGGACTCTGAGCTGCGGCAGAAGATTCATCAGACCTACCGGGTGCAGTACATCCAGGACATCATCCTGCCCACGCCTTCTGTTTTTGAGGAGAACTTCCTGTCCACACTCACCTCCTTTATCTTCTTCAACAAGGTGGAGATTGTCAGTATGTTGCAG GAGGACGAGAAGTTCCTTACGGAGGTGTTTGCACAGCTCACAGATGAATCCACAGAGGACAGTAAAAGGAGAGAGCTT GTGAACTTTGTCAAGGAATTCTGCGCTTTTTCACAGACGTTACAGCCACAAAACAGAGATGCTTTCTTCAAAACTCTGGCCAATCTTGGCATTTTACCTGCTCTTGAAATAGTCATG GGAATGGATGATCTGCAGGTGAGGGCAGCAGCTACAGACATCTTCTCTTACCTGGTGGAATTCAGCCCCTCCATGGTCAGGGAGTTTGTCATGCAGGAGCCTCAGCAGACGGACGAC GATGTCCTGCTGATAAATGTCGTGATCAAGCAGATGATTTGTGACTCCGACCCAGAGTTGGGGGGGGCTGTCCAGCTCATGGGTCTGCTCAGGACGCTCATCGACCCCGAGAACATGCTAGCTTCCACCAAT AAAACTGAGAAGACAGAGTTTCTGAGTTTCTTCTACAAGTACTGCATGCACGTCCTCACCGCTCCTCTGCTGGCCAACACGGCACATGACAAAATCTCTAAAG ATCTGCAGGAGGGATCAGCTAAGATCAACCCGGTCTGTCCAG aCAACTTCCAGACGGCTCAGCTGCTGGCACTGATCCTTGAGCTGCTGACCTTCTGTGTGGAGCACCACACCTACCACATCAAGACCTACATCATGAACAAAGACCTGCTCAGGAGAGTGCTGGTGCTAATGAACTCGAAACACACCTTCCTTGCTCTTT GTGCCCTGCGTTTCATGCGCAGGATCATTGGCCTGAAGGATGAGTACTACAACCGCTACATCATCAAAGGGAACCTGTTTGAGCCCGTCATTAATGCCCTGCTGGACAACGGCACCCGATACAACCTCCTCAACTCCGCCATCATAGAGCTCTTTGAGTTCATTAAAGTG gAGGACGTCAAGTCTCTCATTGCTCACATTGTGGATAACTTCTACAAAGCACTTGAATCCATCGAGTACGTCCAGACTTTCAAGGGCCTGAAGGGCCGATACGAGCAGGAGAAAGACCGCCAGAGTCAGAGACTCAACAG ATATCGCAGAGATGCAAGGTCATTGGACGAAGACGAGGAGTTGTTGTTCAATGACGACGATGACGATGATGAAGGCGAGGCTGTGGAGAAGAGCCGGATGGAGGACGACTTCGCCGACAGCTACGGAAAGTACATGGAAGCCAAAAAAG GAGCTGCCAACGGAGCTAATGGTGCCAACAACAACGGGAAAGCTGCTGTAATCCCCCCTGCCTCACAGGCCGTCACTCCAAACAACAGTTCAGCTTCCTCCGTCAAAACCGTTGCTCTTCCTGCCACCCCAGTAGTGAAG acTGCTATGGTTGGTTTGGTGGACTATcctgatgatgaggatgaagaggaagaagaggaagaggaggaggaagagcagtcTCCAAGAAAGCGGCCCCGCCTGAGCTCTTAA
- the cfap36 gene encoding cilia- and flagella-associated protein 36 isoform X2, with protein MAEEDSEWIVESIVGYLGSPEWVIPVSDFMENKCTVFDDEDENKLSYTDIHLQYKKLVETLLGNYMQEVGINEQQFLDACTSPFAKTKTLQSVFQPVLATDDFQMFRSLMVQKNMELQLQALRVIKERNGALPECLTDGVDVMTELQDQEMKILLEVLKKSKDEYDEEMSRRLLLKQKVGSSSDKPMAESSEAQNTSSAASQPSNAAKVNSRPITTEESKTAARGAGDKKSAAKSSSTSKPSPECGSNGLESRVLPAVRPPVKSDEPPLSAGTRAQSSSQTAAEGWLEEAHREAGFSKPYTELSASQQEQLQQRAAYLRQQRDKLHALKKEQQKPKHNIIPEEAPAVVAPEAVGQSQSNGVRTPPPPPSPAPLAPAQHSANSSKQKEISAEEKKKLQKRKHLADKLKEEVIKK; from the exons ATGGCTGAGGAAGACAGTGAGTGGATTGTGGAGAGCATCGTCGGCTACCTGGGGAGTCCCGAGTGGGTCATCCCTGTCTCGGACtttatggaaaacaaatgcacag TGtttgatgatgaagatgagaaTAAGTTATCATACACAGACATCCACCTGCAGTATAAGAAATTG GTGGAGACGCTGCTGGGGAATTACATGCAGGAGGTTGGCATCAATGAGCAGCAGTTTCTGGACGCATGCACCTCTCCTTTTGCCAAGACCAAAACACTGCAG tcgGTGTTCCAGCCAGTTCTGGCTACAGATGACTTCCAGATGTTTCGCTCACTGATGGTCCAGAAAAACATGGAGCTGCAGCTTCAAGCCCTCAGGGTTATCAAAGAAAGGAACG gGGCTCTTCCAGAGTGTCTGACTGACGGCGTGGACGTGATGACAGAGCTGCAGGACCAAGAGATGAAAATCCTGCTGGAAGTTCTCAA GAAGTCAAAAGATGAGTATGATGAGGAAATGTCCAGGAGGCTGCTTTTAAAGCAAAAGGTTGGCAGCAGCTCTGATAAGCCAATGGCAGAAAGCAGTGAAGCCCAAAATACCTCCTCTGCTGCCAGCCAACCGAGCAACGCTGCCAAG GTCAACAGCCGACCTATCACAACAGAGGAGAGCAAGACCGCAGCTCGAGGAGCTGGAGACAAGAAAAGTGCAGCCAAGAGCAGCTCCACTTCTAAACCCTCGCCAG AGTGTGGCAGTAACGGTTTGGAGTCCAGAGTCCTTCCTGCAGTCAGACCTCCGGTGAAGTCGGATGAGCCCCCCCTCAGTGCGGGGACCAGGGCGCAGAGCAGCAGCCAGACTGCTGCCGAGGGCTGGCTGGAGGAGGCTCACAGGGAGGCCGGCTTCTCCAAGCCATATACT GAGTTGTCAGCGTCCCAGCaggagcagctccagcagagggcGGCATATCTGCGTCAGCAGCGAGACAAGCTGCACGCTCTGAAAAAAGAACAGCAGAAACCCAAACACAACATCATACCAGAGGAGGCTCCTGCTGTCGTTGCCCCG GAGGCAGTGGGGCAGTCCCAGAGTAATGGGGTCCGtacccccccacctcctccttctcctgctcctcttgcTCCAGCACAACACTCTGCTAACTCCTCCAAACAGAAG GAGATATCTgctgaggagaagaagaagctcCAGAAGAGAAAACATCTGGCTGACAAACTGAAAGAGGAAGTGATCAAGAAATAA
- the cfap36 gene encoding cilia- and flagella-associated protein 36 isoform X1 → MAEEDSEWIVESIVGYLGSPEWVIPVSDFMENKCTVFDDEDENKLSYTDIHLQYKKLVETLLGNYMQEVGINEQQFLDACTSPFAKTKTLQSVFQPVLATDDFQMFRSLMVQKNMELQLQALRVIKERNGALPECLTDGVDVMTELQDQEMKILLEVLKKSKDEYDEEMSRRLLLKQKVGSSSDKPMAESSEAQNTSSAASQPSNAAKAKPEGKGDSSQSNGHHDPLVNGNTAPEANLVNSRPITTEESKTAARGAGDKKSAAKSSSTSKPSPECGSNGLESRVLPAVRPPVKSDEPPLSAGTRAQSSSQTAAEGWLEEAHREAGFSKPYTELSASQQEQLQQRAAYLRQQRDKLHALKKEQQKPKHNIIPEEAPAVVAPEAVGQSQSNGVRTPPPPPSPAPLAPAQHSANSSKQKEISAEEKKKLQKRKHLADKLKEEVIKK, encoded by the exons ATGGCTGAGGAAGACAGTGAGTGGATTGTGGAGAGCATCGTCGGCTACCTGGGGAGTCCCGAGTGGGTCATCCCTGTCTCGGACtttatggaaaacaaatgcacag TGtttgatgatgaagatgagaaTAAGTTATCATACACAGACATCCACCTGCAGTATAAGAAATTG GTGGAGACGCTGCTGGGGAATTACATGCAGGAGGTTGGCATCAATGAGCAGCAGTTTCTGGACGCATGCACCTCTCCTTTTGCCAAGACCAAAACACTGCAG tcgGTGTTCCAGCCAGTTCTGGCTACAGATGACTTCCAGATGTTTCGCTCACTGATGGTCCAGAAAAACATGGAGCTGCAGCTTCAAGCCCTCAGGGTTATCAAAGAAAGGAACG gGGCTCTTCCAGAGTGTCTGACTGACGGCGTGGACGTGATGACAGAGCTGCAGGACCAAGAGATGAAAATCCTGCTGGAAGTTCTCAA GAAGTCAAAAGATGAGTATGATGAGGAAATGTCCAGGAGGCTGCTTTTAAAGCAAAAGGTTGGCAGCAGCTCTGATAAGCCAATGGCAGAAAGCAGTGAAGCCCAAAATACCTCCTCTGCTGCCAGCCAACCGAGCAACGCTGCCAAG GCCAAACCGGAGGGGAAAGGTGACAGCAGCCAGAGTAACGGTCACCATGACCCACTAGTTAACGGAAACACAGCCCCAGAGGCTAACCTG GTCAACAGCCGACCTATCACAACAGAGGAGAGCAAGACCGCAGCTCGAGGAGCTGGAGACAAGAAAAGTGCAGCCAAGAGCAGCTCCACTTCTAAACCCTCGCCAG AGTGTGGCAGTAACGGTTTGGAGTCCAGAGTCCTTCCTGCAGTCAGACCTCCGGTGAAGTCGGATGAGCCCCCCCTCAGTGCGGGGACCAGGGCGCAGAGCAGCAGCCAGACTGCTGCCGAGGGCTGGCTGGAGGAGGCTCACAGGGAGGCCGGCTTCTCCAAGCCATATACT GAGTTGTCAGCGTCCCAGCaggagcagctccagcagagggcGGCATATCTGCGTCAGCAGCGAGACAAGCTGCACGCTCTGAAAAAAGAACAGCAGAAACCCAAACACAACATCATACCAGAGGAGGCTCCTGCTGTCGTTGCCCCG GAGGCAGTGGGGCAGTCCCAGAGTAATGGGGTCCGtacccccccacctcctccttctcctgctcctcttgcTCCAGCACAACACTCTGCTAACTCCTCCAAACAGAAG GAGATATCTgctgaggagaagaagaagctcCAGAAGAGAAAACATCTGGCTGACAAACTGAAAGAGGAAGTGATCAAGAAATAA
- the cfap36 gene encoding cilia- and flagella-associated protein 36 isoform X3 — translation MAEEDSEWIVESIVGYLGSPEWVIPVSDFMENKCTVFDDEDENKLSYTDIHLQYKKLVETLLGNYMQEVGINEQQFLDACTSPFAKTKTLQSVFQPVLATDDFQMFRSLMVQKNMELQLQALRVIKERNGALPECLTDGVDVMTELQDQEMKILLEVLKKSKDEYDEEMSRRLLLKQKVGSSSDKPMAESSEAQNTSSAASQPSNAAKAKPEGKGDSSQSNGHHDPLVNGNTAPEANLVNSRPITTEESKTAARGAGDKKSAAKSSSTSKPSPECGSNGLESRVLPAVRPPVKSDEPPLSAGTRAQSSSQTAAEGWLEEAHREAGFSKPYTELSASQQEQLQQRAAYLRQQRDKLHALKKEQQKPKHNIIPEEAPAVVAPEISAEEKKKLQKRKHLADKLKEEVIKK, via the exons ATGGCTGAGGAAGACAGTGAGTGGATTGTGGAGAGCATCGTCGGCTACCTGGGGAGTCCCGAGTGGGTCATCCCTGTCTCGGACtttatggaaaacaaatgcacag TGtttgatgatgaagatgagaaTAAGTTATCATACACAGACATCCACCTGCAGTATAAGAAATTG GTGGAGACGCTGCTGGGGAATTACATGCAGGAGGTTGGCATCAATGAGCAGCAGTTTCTGGACGCATGCACCTCTCCTTTTGCCAAGACCAAAACACTGCAG tcgGTGTTCCAGCCAGTTCTGGCTACAGATGACTTCCAGATGTTTCGCTCACTGATGGTCCAGAAAAACATGGAGCTGCAGCTTCAAGCCCTCAGGGTTATCAAAGAAAGGAACG gGGCTCTTCCAGAGTGTCTGACTGACGGCGTGGACGTGATGACAGAGCTGCAGGACCAAGAGATGAAAATCCTGCTGGAAGTTCTCAA GAAGTCAAAAGATGAGTATGATGAGGAAATGTCCAGGAGGCTGCTTTTAAAGCAAAAGGTTGGCAGCAGCTCTGATAAGCCAATGGCAGAAAGCAGTGAAGCCCAAAATACCTCCTCTGCTGCCAGCCAACCGAGCAACGCTGCCAAG GCCAAACCGGAGGGGAAAGGTGACAGCAGCCAGAGTAACGGTCACCATGACCCACTAGTTAACGGAAACACAGCCCCAGAGGCTAACCTG GTCAACAGCCGACCTATCACAACAGAGGAGAGCAAGACCGCAGCTCGAGGAGCTGGAGACAAGAAAAGTGCAGCCAAGAGCAGCTCCACTTCTAAACCCTCGCCAG AGTGTGGCAGTAACGGTTTGGAGTCCAGAGTCCTTCCTGCAGTCAGACCTCCGGTGAAGTCGGATGAGCCCCCCCTCAGTGCGGGGACCAGGGCGCAGAGCAGCAGCCAGACTGCTGCCGAGGGCTGGCTGGAGGAGGCTCACAGGGAGGCCGGCTTCTCCAAGCCATATACT GAGTTGTCAGCGTCCCAGCaggagcagctccagcagagggcGGCATATCTGCGTCAGCAGCGAGACAAGCTGCACGCTCTGAAAAAAGAACAGCAGAAACCCAAACACAACATCATACCAGAGGAGGCTCCTGCTGTCGTTGCCCCG GAGATATCTgctgaggagaagaagaagctcCAGAAGAGAAAACATCTGGCTGACAAACTGAAAGAGGAAGTGATCAAGAAATAA